Proteins from a genomic interval of Clostridium scatologenes:
- a CDS encoding GIY-YIG nuclease family protein: MEQIIRRLKDYKEIKNIEVPQTMGFYAFYAMENNIFEGTALSDIKKETCIYVGIAKDETINERVLKSHLKTTGKSTLRRAIGAILVEKLGLEPIMRGKTSTESNLRNFTFSKESEQILTEFMVTNLGVAFCSYSSIDVNLEDIEKEIIKEFRYPAFNVEYVKESKYKKVIQDARKNCRAIVRSKVVKVNKVTF; encoded by the coding sequence ATGGAGCAAATAATAAGGCGCTTAAAAGATTATAAAGAAATAAAGAATATTGAAGTACCACAAACAATGGGGTTTTATGCTTTTTACGCTATGGAGAATAATATTTTTGAAGGGACAGCATTAAGTGACATAAAAAAGGAAACTTGTATCTATGTGGGCATCGCAAAAGATGAAACGATCAATGAAAGAGTATTAAAATCTCATCTTAAGACCACGGGTAAATCAACATTAAGACGCGCCATAGGTGCAATACTGGTAGAAAAGTTAGGATTAGAACCAATAATGAGAGGTAAAACATCAACAGAAAGTAATCTCAGAAATTTTACATTTAGTAAAGAGAGCGAACAAATATTGACAGAATTTATGGTTACTAATCTTGGTGTGGCATTTTGTTCTTATAGCAGTATAGATGTGAATCTTGAAGATATAGAAAAAGAGATTATAAAAGAGTTTAGGTATCCAGCTTTTAATGTAGAGTATGTAAAAGAAAGTAAGTATAAGAAAGTTATTCAAGATGCAAGAAAGAATTGTAGAGCTATAGTAAGGAGTAAAGTTGTAAAAGTAAATAAAGTTACTTTTTAA
- a CDS encoding anaerobic nitric oxide reductase flavorubredoxin — MSFKINDMVTWVGKIDWELRTFHGEEYSTHKGSSYNSYLIRDEKTVLIDTVWHPFAKEFVANLKKEIDLNKIDYIIMNHSESDHSGALLELMKEIPNTPIYCTKSGVKILKGHYHKDWNFIEVKTGDSLNIGRNKLTFVEARMLHWPDSMFTYLSGENILFSNDAFGQHYASELMYNDKVDQGELFQEAIKYYANILTPFSKFVVKKIEEVISLNLPVNMICTSHGIIWRDNPLQIVNKYMEWAKDYQENQITIIYDTMWNGTRNMAEAIAEGIKNSNKDVVIKIFNSSKNDKNDIITEVFKSKMVLVGSSTINNGILSSTAAILEMIKGLNFKGKKGAAFGSYGWSGESVKIISEQLNEAGFEIVNGGIKELWNPDEEELSRCREFGSNVLKKIQ, encoded by the coding sequence ATGAGTTTTAAAATAAATGATATGGTTACTTGGGTTGGAAAGATTGATTGGGAACTAAGAACTTTCCATGGTGAAGAATACTCTACACATAAAGGTTCTTCATATAATTCATATTTAATTAGAGATGAAAAGACAGTACTTATTGATACTGTTTGGCATCCATTTGCTAAAGAATTTGTAGCTAATTTAAAAAAGGAAATTGATTTAAACAAAATAGATTATATAATAATGAACCATTCTGAAAGTGATCATAGTGGTGCGCTTTTAGAGCTAATGAAAGAAATACCTAATACCCCGATTTATTGTACTAAAAGTGGTGTAAAAATATTAAAGGGACATTATCATAAGGATTGGAATTTTATAGAGGTAAAGACTGGTGATAGTCTAAATATAGGTAGAAATAAACTGACATTTGTAGAAGCAAGGATGCTTCATTGGCCTGATTCAATGTTTACATATTTATCCGGCGAAAATATTTTATTTAGCAATGATGCCTTTGGGCAGCATTATGCCTCTGAATTAATGTATAACGATAAGGTTGATCAAGGTGAATTATTTCAGGAAGCAATAAAATACTATGCTAATATTTTAACGCCCTTCAGCAAATTTGTTGTAAAAAAAATAGAAGAAGTAATAAGTCTTAATTTACCTGTCAATATGATTTGCACTAGTCATGGAATAATATGGAGGGATAATCCTTTGCAAATAGTCAATAAGTATATGGAATGGGCAAAAGATTACCAAGAGAATCAGATTACAATAATTTATGATACAATGTGGAATGGCACAAGAAATATGGCTGAAGCCATAGCAGAAGGAATAAAAAATTCGAACAAAGATGTTGTTATAAAGATCTTTAATTCATCTAAAAATGATAAAAATGATATTATTACCGAAGTATTTAAATCAAAGATGGTACTTGTTGGTTCATCAACAATAAATAACGGGATATTATCTTCGACAGCTGCAATATTGGAGATGATTAAAGGACTTAATTTTAAGGGAAAGAAAGGAGCAGCCTTTGGTAGTTATGGCTGGAGTGGCGAATCAGTAAAAATTATTAGTGAACAATTAAATGAGGCTGGTTTTGAAATAGTAAATGGAGGAATAAAAGAATTGTGGAATCCAGATGAAGAGGAATTAAGCAGGTGCAGAGAGTTTGGAAGTAATGTTTTAAAAAAAATACAGTAA
- a CDS encoding formate--tetrahydrofolate ligase — protein MGFKSDIEIAQECKPQDIRKIAAKIGISEDDIELYGKYKAKVDYNLLKKTPGKKGKLILCTAINPTPAGEGKTTTSIGVADALSKLGKNTIVALREPSLGPVFGVKGGAAGGGYAQVVPMEDINLHFTGDFHAIGAANNLLAAMLDNHIYQGNALDIDPRRIVWRRCVDMNDRQLRFVVDGMGGKVNGVPREDGFDITVASEIMAIFCLASDIEDLKARLARIVVAYTRSGEPVTAGQINAQGAMTALLKDALKPNLVQTLEGTPAFVHGGPFANIAHGCNSIMATRMATHFADYVVTEAGFGADLGAEKFLDIKCRMAGLKPDAVVIVATVRALKYNGGVPKADLNNENLEALEKGLPNLLKHVENITKVFKLPAVVAINAFPTDTQAELKLVEDKCKALGVNVKLSEVWAKGGEGGVEVAKEVISLIETEENNFQFAYDAELPIREKIRAIAQKIYGADDAVFTAPAEKEIDELEKNGFGKTPVCMAKTQYSLTDDQTKLGRPIGFKITVRQVTISAGAGFVVALTGAIMKMPGLPKVPAAEKIDVNKDGVISGLF, from the coding sequence ATGGGTTTTAAATCAGACATTGAAATAGCACAGGAGTGTAAGCCACAAGACATAAGAAAGATAGCTGCAAAAATAGGTATTTCTGAAGATGACATCGAGCTTTATGGAAAGTATAAAGCTAAAGTAGATTACAACTTATTAAAGAAAACTCCAGGAAAAAAAGGTAAGCTAATTCTTTGTACAGCAATTAATCCAACACCAGCAGGAGAAGGAAAAACTACTACATCAATAGGAGTAGCTGATGCTTTATCAAAATTAGGAAAGAATACAATAGTTGCATTAAGAGAACCATCATTGGGACCAGTATTTGGAGTAAAAGGTGGAGCAGCAGGTGGCGGATATGCACAAGTTGTTCCAATGGAAGATATTAATTTGCACTTTACTGGTGATTTCCATGCAATAGGGGCAGCTAACAATTTATTAGCAGCAATGTTGGATAACCACATATATCAAGGGAATGCTTTAGACATTGATCCAAGAAGAATAGTTTGGAGAAGATGTGTCGACATGAATGACAGACAATTAAGATTTGTTGTTGATGGTATGGGCGGAAAAGTTAACGGAGTACCAAGAGAAGATGGCTTTGATATAACTGTTGCTTCAGAAATAATGGCTATATTCTGTTTAGCCAGCGATATAGAAGACTTAAAAGCTAGACTTGCTAGAATTGTTGTAGCATATACAAGAAGTGGAGAACCTGTAACAGCAGGACAGATAAATGCTCAAGGTGCTATGACTGCATTACTTAAAGATGCATTAAAACCAAATTTAGTTCAAACTTTAGAGGGAACACCAGCATTTGTTCATGGTGGACCATTTGCAAACATAGCTCATGGATGTAACTCAATAATGGCTACAAGAATGGCTACTCATTTTGCAGATTATGTAGTTACAGAGGCAGGTTTCGGTGCTGACCTTGGAGCAGAAAAATTCCTAGATATTAAGTGTAGAATGGCTGGATTAAAACCAGATGCAGTTGTAATAGTTGCTACAGTAAGAGCATTAAAATACAATGGTGGAGTTCCAAAAGCTGATTTAAATAATGAAAATTTAGAAGCTCTTGAAAAAGGACTTCCAAATTTATTAAAGCATGTTGAAAATATAACTAAGGTATTTAAATTACCAGCAGTAGTTGCAATAAATGCATTTCCAACTGATACTCAAGCTGAATTAAAATTGGTTGAAGATAAATGTAAAGCTCTTGGAGTAAATGTTAAGTTATCAGAAGTTTGGGCAAAAGGCGGAGAAGGTGGAGTTGAAGTTGCTAAAGAAGTGATAAGTTTAATAGAAACAGAAGAAAACAACTTCCAGTTTGCTTATGATGCAGAGCTTCCAATAAGAGAAAAAATAAGAGCTATAGCTCAAAAGATTTATGGTGCTGATGATGCAGTATTTACAGCACCAGCTGAAAAAGAAATTGATGAATTAGAGAAAAATGGATTTGGTAAAACACCAGTATGTATGGCAAAAACTCAGTATTCTTTAACGGATGATCAGACTAAGCTTGGAAGACCAATAGGTTTTAAAATAACTGTAAGACAAGTAACAATTTCAGCAGGAGCAGGTTTTGTTGTTGCTTTAACTGGAGCAATAATGAAAATGCCAGGACTTCCTAAAGTTCCAGCAGCTGAAAAAATTGATGTTAATAAAGATGGAGTAATAAGTGGATTATTCTAA